The following proteins are encoded in a genomic region of Dyadobacter sp. UC 10:
- a CDS encoding cytochrome c maturation protein CcmE domain-containing protein codes for MKKIQIFGLLIIAVAIGIIVSTAGDASTYVDFNKAREMAQDGDEESIHVVGKLKKDAVGQILEMEYQPEIDPNLFVFTLVDNNNVEQKVVYKNSKPQDFDKSEQVVVVGKMKDGTFSAEKILMKCPSKYENGKMETTEHTAAKS; via the coding sequence ATGAAAAAGATCCAGATATTCGGCCTTTTGATTATAGCCGTTGCAATAGGAATTATTGTGTCAACTGCCGGAGACGCAAGTACTTATGTCGATTTCAACAAAGCCCGTGAAATGGCGCAGGATGGCGACGAAGAAAGCATTCACGTTGTCGGCAAGCTGAAAAAAGACGCAGTGGGCCAGATTTTAGAGATGGAATATCAACCCGAAATCGACCCTAACCTCTTTGTTTTTACATTGGTAGATAATAACAATGTGGAGCAAAAGGTGGTTTATAAAAATTCAAAGCCGCAGGATTTCGACAAGTCAGAACAAGTGGTGGTTGTCGGAAAAATGAAAGACGGCACATTTTCCGCCGAAAAGATTCTGATGAAATGCCCGTCGAAATACGAGAACGGGAAGATGGAAACCACTGAACATACAGCCGCGAAATCATGA
- a CDS encoding DUF3817 domain-containing protein, producing MILELVKSPLGRLRIIAFVEGISYLVLLGIAMPLKYLAGLPQAVKTVGMAHGVLFVLFVVLLVQVAVEKSWSFKKSMLSFLSSLVPFGTFYADAKWFRD from the coding sequence ATGATTTTAGAACTGGTTAAATCTCCCCTCGGCCGTTTACGGATCATCGCTTTTGTCGAAGGAATTTCTTATCTCGTATTGCTTGGCATCGCGATGCCGCTTAAATATTTGGCGGGACTTCCGCAGGCTGTAAAAACTGTCGGAATGGCACACGGAGTGCTTTTCGTACTGTTCGTTGTGCTGCTCGTCCAGGTGGCAGTTGAAAAAAGCTGGTCCTTTAAAAAGTCGATGTTATCGTTTTTGTCTTCTTTGGTTCCTTTCGGAACATTCTACGCTGATGCCAAGTGGTTCCGGGACTAG
- the ccsA gene encoding cytochrome c biogenesis protein CcsA: MIHNTIGSAGHLLVIIAFVSALFATFAYFKSGIAAASIEETLTWKRFARITFYVHVAAVIGVVFSLYWIIGNHYFEYHYAWKNSSLSLPTGYTISSFWQDQEGSFLLWIFWNVVLGCILIFSNRSWEAPVMTVFALVQAFLTSMILGVVIPGLDVKIGSTPFLLLKEVMPDLPVYKMDPNFIPKDGNGLNPLLQNYWMVIHPPTLFLGFASTLIPFSFAIAGLWTKKIQDWVRPALPWALFSALVLGVGILMGAYWAYETLNFGSYWNWDPVENSSIVPWIVLVAAVHTMIIARRNATALKTSFILTIATFILILYSTFMTRSGVLGNASVHSFTDLGLSGQLLIYLLTFTIVAIGLLIYRWKSLPSDEEEVSTYSQEFWIFIGATLLCLSGFQILATTSIPVYNKIAEAFGTVLNMALPADQIAHYNKFQLWFFSLIIVLTGVGQYFWWKRTGKGNLQALYNPLLITLLISAAVITFKGVKDIQYIVLLTASIFAIVANGTILINIIRGNYGLSGGAITHIGVALMLVGILFSSAYTRVVSINNSGLMISRSEEFTSNDNKENKENITLWLNKAEKMGDYMLTWRDVRVEPRHIPGYIPKSWVDIIEGDFHAVALRDIEVDGKKYNSKGDTIEIFPENFYYEIEYREPSGRIFTLFPRVQINPRMGGIVSSPDIQRKVDKDLYTYVSMVTNPTAEPVWSQTENFTVNLRDTFFVNDYVAILDNVVRTEEVEGVTLGEGDAAVKAIVRILDKDKEFVITPSFVIRDRMVARKPETSNELGMRMQFQEINPQTGQFTFGVNTTQRDFIVMKATEKPLINILWLGTFVLVIGFTMATIRRFKDFIKMRNKESASAAAPKAKSKVVTV; this comes from the coding sequence ATGATCCACAATACAATAGGAAGTGCAGGACACCTGCTGGTTATTATTGCATTTGTTAGTGCGCTCTTTGCAACTTTTGCCTATTTCAAATCGGGCATTGCAGCGGCTAGCATTGAAGAAACCCTGACCTGGAAGCGCTTTGCACGCATTACCTTTTACGTGCACGTGGCTGCGGTGATAGGCGTGGTATTTTCGCTCTACTGGATCATCGGCAACCATTACTTTGAATACCACTACGCCTGGAAAAATTCCTCGCTCTCCCTTCCCACAGGTTATACGATTTCCAGTTTCTGGCAGGATCAGGAAGGAAGCTTTTTGCTCTGGATTTTCTGGAATGTGGTTTTAGGCTGTATCCTGATATTCTCTAACAGATCCTGGGAAGCGCCGGTGATGACGGTTTTTGCACTGGTTCAGGCGTTTCTTACTTCCATGATACTGGGTGTAGTGATTCCGGGATTGGATGTTAAAATCGGCTCTACTCCATTTTTGCTATTAAAAGAAGTAATGCCCGACCTGCCGGTTTATAAAATGGATCCGAATTTTATCCCCAAAGACGGCAACGGGCTGAATCCGCTTTTACAGAACTACTGGATGGTAATCCACCCTCCTACCCTGTTCCTCGGCTTTGCTTCTACCCTGATACCTTTCTCTTTTGCGATTGCCGGGTTATGGACTAAAAAAATCCAGGACTGGGTTCGCCCTGCATTGCCCTGGGCACTTTTTTCTGCTTTGGTATTGGGAGTGGGTATTTTGATGGGTGCCTATTGGGCTTACGAAACGCTCAATTTCGGTAGCTACTGGAACTGGGATCCTGTTGAAAACTCGTCGATCGTGCCCTGGATTGTACTGGTAGCAGCTGTGCACACGATGATCATCGCGAGAAGAAATGCGACCGCATTGAAAACCTCTTTTATACTCACCATCGCGACATTTATCCTGATCCTTTACTCTACATTTATGACAAGGAGCGGGGTTTTGGGAAATGCATCGGTGCATTCATTTACCGATTTGGGCTTGTCGGGCCAGCTGCTGATCTATTTGTTAACATTCACGATAGTCGCAATCGGATTGTTAATCTATCGCTGGAAATCACTGCCGAGTGACGAGGAAGAAGTTTCTACTTACTCTCAGGAATTCTGGATTTTTATTGGTGCTACGCTACTTTGTTTGTCGGGTTTTCAAATACTTGCGACTACTTCCATTCCGGTTTACAACAAGATCGCGGAAGCATTCGGCACAGTACTGAATATGGCCTTACCTGCGGACCAGATCGCGCATTACAATAAATTCCAGCTCTGGTTCTTCTCCCTGATCATCGTCCTCACAGGTGTAGGCCAGTATTTCTGGTGGAAAAGAACGGGAAAAGGCAATTTGCAGGCGCTCTACAATCCCTTGCTGATCACATTACTGATCAGTGCTGCCGTGATCACTTTCAAAGGCGTAAAAGATATCCAGTATATTGTCCTGCTTACTGCCTCCATTTTCGCAATTGTAGCTAACGGGACGATTCTGATCAATATTATCCGCGGCAACTACGGACTTTCGGGAGGCGCTATCACGCACATTGGTGTAGCACTGATGCTTGTCGGAATCCTCTTTTCTTCCGCCTACACGCGTGTTGTTTCGATCAACAACTCCGGTCTGATGATCTCGCGAAGCGAAGAATTTACCAGTAACGACAATAAAGAAAATAAAGAGAATATCACGCTCTGGCTCAATAAGGCCGAGAAAATGGGCGACTATATGCTCACCTGGCGTGATGTCCGCGTGGAGCCGCGCCACATTCCGGGATACATTCCCAAGAGCTGGGTCGATATTATCGAAGGCGATTTCCACGCAGTAGCATTGCGCGATATCGAAGTGGATGGTAAGAAGTACAATTCAAAAGGAGATACGATAGAGATTTTCCCGGAGAATTTCTACTACGAAATTGAATACCGCGAGCCTTCCGGCAGGATATTCACCCTTTTCCCGCGCGTACAAATCAATCCGCGAATGGGCGGTATTGTTTCGTCGCCGGATATTCAGCGCAAAGTCGATAAGGATTTGTACACTTATGTTTCAATGGTTACCAACCCGACCGCCGAGCCGGTTTGGAGCCAGACTGAGAACTTTACCGTTAACCTGCGCGATACCTTCTTTGTAAACGATTACGTTGCCATTCTCGACAATGTAGTCAGGACGGAAGAAGTGGAAGGCGTAACCTTAGGCGAAGGCGATGCGGCGGTGAAAGCGATCGTGCGCATTCTCGATAAAGACAAGGAATTCGTGATCACGCCTTCTTTTGTGATCCGCGACAGAATGGTAGCCCGCAAGCCGGAGACCAGCAATGAGCTGGGAATGCGTATGCAGTTCCAGGAAATCAACCCGCAAACCGGACAGTTTACTTTCGGTGTCAATACCACCCAGCGTGACTTTATCGTCATGAAAGCGACCGAAAAGCCATTGATCAACATTCTCTGGCTGGGTACTTTCGTACTGGTCATCGGCTTCACCATGGCAACGATCCGCAGGTTCAAAGATTTCATCAAAATGCGAAACAAAGAATCTGCTTCGGCAGCAGCTCCGAAAGCAAAATCAAAAGTTGTGACTGTCTAG
- the feoB gene encoding ferrous iron transport protein B gives MKQGNIKVALVGNPNAGKSTLFNALTGLRQKTGNFPGVTVSKKSGTFKIPANNGSEDKNVVLVDLPGLYSIYPKSKDETVVMDILANPKHPDFPDVVIVVIDASNLQRNLLLFTEIRDLGIPSVVALNMLDVAESMKLAVNAVQLAMQLNVPVVNINARTGKGIDKLKEAVQQVYQRDVQPVQEYFYEPKESEVSLIGEVREIYNLDNDYVALQYVCQHDNFSFLEQPARTRLDKLIEKYGFDENNFLATETIARYEKIKPIVSKSVKSQGATEQPYWTRKLDSILLHPFWGYVCFLIVLIIVFQAIFAWATYPSDLLDAGIAQIIEWTKATLPEGVLNDLITNGILAGIAGIIVFIPPIGILFALVSLLEESGYMARVMVIMDKLMRPFGLNGRSVVPLISGAACAVPAIMTTRSISSRYERLLTILVTPLMSCSARLPIYTILIALVIPSTTVLGFLNLQGLVLLGLYAMGLIGALFSAWLLSLFIPRKEPSYFMLEMPSYKLPRWGHVAFTMYDSVKSFVFEAGKVIMAISIILWVLASYGPGDRMEIAEEQAVAKMSNAPQEEIDAAVSSARLEHSYAGHFGRFIEPAIRPLGYDWKIGIALLASFAAREVFVGTMATIYSISGDSEDVPTVKQRLLQEKNPETGEAMFTPAVCFSLLMFYVFAMMCMSTIAVVQRETHGWKWPMIQLAYLMILAYGSAFVVYQLMS, from the coding sequence TTGAAACAAGGAAATATAAAAGTTGCGCTGGTAGGTAACCCGAATGCCGGCAAATCGACATTATTTAATGCATTAACAGGGTTACGTCAGAAAACAGGCAATTTTCCGGGCGTAACCGTCTCCAAAAAATCAGGTACATTTAAAATTCCGGCAAATAACGGGTCCGAAGACAAAAATGTAGTATTGGTAGACCTGCCCGGACTTTATAGTATTTATCCAAAATCCAAGGATGAAACGGTGGTAATGGATATCCTGGCCAACCCGAAGCATCCCGACTTCCCGGATGTGGTGATCGTGGTGATCGATGCGTCCAATCTTCAAAGAAATCTCCTGCTTTTTACTGAAATCCGTGATTTGGGCATACCTTCCGTGGTTGCACTGAATATGCTGGACGTCGCCGAAAGTATGAAACTGGCAGTCAATGCCGTTCAGCTCGCCATGCAGCTGAATGTACCGGTCGTCAATATCAATGCACGAACGGGAAAAGGGATTGACAAATTAAAAGAAGCTGTTCAGCAGGTGTATCAGCGTGATGTACAGCCTGTTCAGGAATATTTTTATGAGCCGAAGGAAAGTGAGGTAAGTCTGATAGGGGAGGTTAGGGAGATCTATAATCTTGATAATGACTATGTTGCGTTGCAGTATGTTTGTCAGCACGACAACTTTTCATTCCTGGAACAACCGGCCAGGACTCGACTGGACAAACTGATCGAGAAATATGGTTTTGATGAAAATAATTTTTTAGCGACTGAGACAATTGCCCGTTACGAGAAGATCAAGCCGATTGTTTCGAAATCGGTGAAATCGCAGGGTGCCACGGAGCAGCCCTACTGGACCAGGAAACTGGATAGTATTCTGTTGCATCCGTTTTGGGGTTACGTATGTTTTTTGATTGTACTGATCATCGTATTTCAGGCCATATTTGCCTGGGCCACCTACCCAAGCGACCTGCTCGATGCAGGAATTGCCCAAATCATAGAGTGGACCAAAGCGACGCTTCCGGAAGGTGTTTTGAATGACCTGATTACCAACGGTATACTTGCTGGAATCGCCGGGATTATCGTGTTCATTCCTCCGATCGGTATTCTTTTCGCATTGGTATCGCTATTGGAGGAGTCGGGATACATGGCGCGGGTGATGGTGATTATGGACAAATTGATGCGCCCATTTGGCTTGAATGGTAGGAGTGTTGTTCCGCTTATTTCAGGCGCAGCCTGCGCGGTACCGGCCATAATGACCACCAGAAGTATCAGCAGCAGGTATGAACGGTTGTTGACAATCCTGGTGACGCCTTTGATGAGCTGCTCGGCGCGGCTTCCTATATACACAATACTAATCGCGCTGGTAATTCCTTCCACCACTGTTTTAGGCTTTCTGAATCTGCAGGGACTGGTTTTACTGGGTTTATATGCAATGGGATTGATAGGCGCGCTGTTTTCAGCCTGGCTGCTTTCACTTTTTATTCCTCGAAAAGAACCCAGCTATTTTATGCTGGAAATGCCTTCTTACAAATTGCCACGCTGGGGACACGTCGCTTTTACGATGTATGACAGTGTCAAATCCTTTGTTTTTGAAGCGGGAAAGGTGATTATGGCGATCTCGATTATCCTTTGGGTATTGGCCAGCTACGGACCCGGTGATCGTATGGAAATTGCGGAGGAGCAGGCTGTTGCAAAAATGTCTAATGCGCCTCAGGAAGAAATTGATGCCGCAGTTTCCTCTGCTCGTCTGGAACATTCCTATGCAGGTCATTTCGGTCGGTTTATCGAGCCTGCGATCCGGCCTCTGGGATATGACTGGAAAATCGGCATTGCATTACTTGCTTCCTTTGCCGCGCGGGAAGTTTTTGTTGGTACAATGGCGACCATATATAGTATCAGCGGAGATTCGGAAGATGTCCCAACCGTGAAGCAGCGGCTTTTGCAGGAGAAAAACCCGGAGACCGGCGAAGCGATGTTTACGCCTGCGGTTTGTTTTTCGCTATTGATGTTCTACGTATTCGCTATGATGTGTATGAGCACGATCGCCGTAGTACAACGCGAAACCCACGGCTGGAAATGGCCGATGATCCAGCTGGCATATTTAATGATACTGGCTTACGGATCGGCGTTTGTGGTTTATCAGTTAATGAGTTGA
- a CDS encoding BrnT family toxin, with the protein MAPLKFIWDTGNKSKSEEKHCISNLEAESIFKDPAKLVIISNRSREVRFLCIGRSYLSRMLTSYFIIRDGKVRIIGTRAARQKEKEMYNKRG; encoded by the coding sequence TTGGCGCCACTTAAATTTATTTGGGATACGGGTAACAAAAGTAAATCTGAGGAAAAGCATTGCATCAGCAACCTGGAAGCAGAAAGCATTTTTAAAGATCCAGCTAAACTGGTCATTATTAGCAACAGATCGAGAGAAGTTCGTTTCCTTTGTATCGGTCGAAGCTATCTCAGCAGAATGTTAACTTCATATTTTATAATCAGAGATGGAAAAGTCAGGATCATCGGGACAAGAGCTGCCCGGCAAAAAGAAAAGGAAATGTATAACAAAAGAGGATAA
- the ccsA gene encoding cytochrome c biogenesis protein CcsA — protein MRKIWWKILFIVIMFYVIVMGLMGEVPHLAIINESIRNTYYHVALWLAMTTLLLVSMVFSVRYLIKGRINDDDIASELAKSAIFFGILGCLTGSIWANYTWGDPWPNDPKLNGAAVGILIYLAYLLLRSSFEDEQRKARISSVYNIFAFAVFIPIIYILPRLTDSLHPGSGGNSTFGSYDFDNSIRRVFYPAVIGYILLGLWLAELRIRMKRISRVREEMPDSASHVTH, from the coding sequence ATGAGAAAGATCTGGTGGAAAATCCTTTTTATCGTGATCATGTTCTATGTGATCGTGATGGGGTTAATGGGCGAGGTGCCGCACCTGGCCATCATCAACGAAAGTATCCGTAATACGTACTACCACGTGGCACTCTGGCTGGCGATGACTACCCTGCTGTTAGTTTCCATGGTTTTTTCTGTCCGCTATCTGATCAAAGGAAGGATCAATGACGATGATATTGCGAGTGAACTGGCAAAGTCTGCTATATTTTTCGGTATTCTCGGCTGCCTTACCGGCTCGATCTGGGCCAATTATACCTGGGGTGATCCCTGGCCAAATGACCCGAAACTGAATGGCGCCGCAGTAGGAATACTGATCTATCTCGCCTATTTGTTATTGAGAAGCTCTTTCGAAGATGAGCAGCGCAAAGCAAGAATCTCATCGGTGTATAACATTTTCGCTTTCGCGGTATTTATCCCGATCATTTACATCCTTCCCCGGCTGACAGATTCCCTGCACCCGGGAAGCGGCGGTAACAGCACTTTCGGATCCTATGACTTTGACAACAGCATCCGCAGGGTATTTTATCCGGCTGTGATCGGTTACATCCTGCTAGGGCTCTGGCTTGCCGAGCTGCGTATCCGTATGAAACGCATTAGCAGAGTACGTGAAGAAATGCCGGATTCGGCCAGCCACGTTACGCATTAA
- a CDS encoding CcmD family protein — MKRILLFFTILLFISDQLFAQASEQAVPMADKLREDGKIWVVVAVIAVVFAGIAVNMLRIDSKLKKIEKELNIK; from the coding sequence ATGAAACGTATCCTTCTCTTCTTCACTATTCTTTTATTTATCTCAGATCAGCTGTTTGCACAGGCTTCCGAACAGGCAGTTCCCATGGCCGATAAGCTGCGGGAAGATGGAAAGATCTGGGTCGTGGTTGCTGTGATAGCAGTTGTTTTCGCAGGAATCGCTGTCAATATGCTCAGAATAGACAGCAAGCTTAAAAAAATTGAAAAGGAATTAAATATCAAGTAG
- a CDS encoding NAD(P)H-hydrate dehydratase, whose amino-acid sequence MKILTAAQIRSIDQYTIQNEPISSIDLMERASNAFVNWFRNQFVNTRPVCVFCGKGNNGGDGLAIARLLNQLSYDVKVIIADYTANESQDFSQNLNRLQAHLKPATIHSDDQFPALAPNVVIIDALLGSGLSRPVEGLLAAIIQKINELPNRVVAVDIASGLFMDKANSKNDPIIKPDHTVTFQLPKLPFLLPQNARYAGDWHIVDIGLSEKYIQELHTPYHFTDRTRAEKIIKPRDKFSHKGTFGHALLLAGSFGKMGAAILAGRACLRSGVGLLTMHVPVCGYEIVQISAPEAMASIDKNDQHVSQFPELGSYSAVGVGPGVGQEPVTIAMLEELLDQVKVPLIIDADALNILSIHRHLLDKLPPNTILTPHPKEFQRLAGESSDEYERLELAREFAGKYQVIICLKGANTAVILPNGEVHFNSTGNPGMATGGTGDVLTGIITGLLAQKYSPAEAAILGVYQHGIAGDRAAAKKGQIAMIASDLVEGLGW is encoded by the coding sequence ATGAAAATACTCACTGCCGCACAGATTAGATCGATCGATCAATATACGATACAGAATGAACCGATATCATCAATCGATCTGATGGAAAGGGCTTCCAATGCATTTGTTAACTGGTTTCGTAATCAATTTGTGAATACCCGGCCCGTCTGCGTTTTTTGCGGAAAAGGAAATAATGGCGGTGACGGATTGGCAATTGCGCGGCTGCTTAATCAATTGAGTTACGACGTAAAAGTGATCATCGCCGACTACACAGCAAATGAATCGCAAGACTTTAGTCAAAATCTGAACCGGCTGCAAGCGCATTTAAAGCCAGCTACAATTCATTCCGACGATCAATTTCCTGCACTTGCGCCGAATGTTGTCATAATTGATGCACTACTTGGCTCTGGTCTGTCGCGGCCAGTAGAGGGTTTGCTGGCAGCTATTATTCAGAAGATCAACGAACTGCCCAATAGAGTCGTCGCCGTTGATATTGCGAGCGGGCTTTTCATGGACAAGGCAAATTCAAAAAATGATCCTATCATCAAGCCTGATCACACGGTTACATTCCAGTTGCCGAAACTACCATTTTTGTTACCCCAGAATGCGCGTTATGCAGGCGATTGGCATATTGTGGATATTGGGTTAAGTGAAAAATATATTCAGGAACTGCATACTCCTTATCATTTTACTGACAGAACCAGGGCTGAAAAAATCATTAAGCCGAGGGACAAGTTTTCTCATAAAGGCACCTTCGGCCATGCATTGCTGCTGGCTGGCAGTTTTGGTAAAATGGGCGCGGCGATTCTTGCCGGAAGAGCTTGTCTTCGCTCGGGAGTTGGGTTGCTAACCATGCACGTCCCTGTTTGCGGCTACGAAATCGTGCAGATATCCGCACCAGAAGCAATGGCATCGATCGATAAAAACGACCAGCATGTCAGTCAGTTTCCGGAGCTGGGTTCGTACTCGGCTGTGGGCGTTGGCCCCGGGGTTGGTCAGGAGCCGGTAACGATTGCAATGCTGGAAGAGCTGTTGGATCAGGTCAAAGTACCGCTTATTATTGACGCAGATGCATTAAATATTCTCTCAATCCACAGACATTTGCTTGATAAATTACCACCCAATACCATTCTCACGCCACACCCGAAGGAATTTCAACGACTGGCCGGAGAAAGCAGTGACGAATATGAACGCCTGGAACTGGCGAGGGAATTCGCAGGAAAGTATCAGGTTATTATCTGCCTGAAAGGAGCAAATACCGCAGTGATCCTTCCTAACGGAGAAGTCCATTTCAACTCTACCGGAAACCCGGGAATGGCAACCGGGGGTACCGGCGATGTGTTGACCGGCATTATTACCGGCCTGCTCGCTCAGAAATACAGCCCAGCCGAGGCGGCTATCTTAGGTGTGTACCAACACGGAATCGCCGGAGACCGCGCCGCCGCGAAAAAAGGACAAATCGCAATGATCGCGTCGGATCTGGTTGAGGGGCTGGGGTGGTAA
- a CDS encoding heme exporter protein CcmB — protein sequence MQDLNEIRTLIWKEVTLEWRQKYALSGMLLYVVSTVFVAYLSFSLRRNQLTPIVWNTLFWIIILFTAVNAVAKSFSQERYGRLIYYYSLCSPQAIIISKIIYNSLIMLTLSGIGFAIYSLVMGNPVGDIGLYLISIVLAAIGFASVLTLIAGIASKADNSATLMAVLSFPIILPMLLMTIKLAKNALDGLDWSVSTDEITTLLSIDLIVITLSYLLFPYLWRS from the coding sequence TTGCAAGATTTGAACGAGATCAGAACCCTTATCTGGAAAGAAGTAACGCTGGAATGGAGGCAGAAATATGCGCTCAGCGGTATGCTGCTATATGTGGTCAGCACTGTTTTCGTGGCTTACCTCAGTTTCAGTCTGCGCAGAAATCAGCTCACTCCAATCGTCTGGAATACCTTATTCTGGATCATTATATTGTTCACCGCCGTCAATGCAGTTGCTAAAAGCTTTTCGCAGGAACGCTACGGCCGGCTGATCTACTATTACAGCTTATGCAGCCCGCAAGCGATCATTATATCCAAGATCATTTACAACTCACTCATTATGTTAACGTTGTCGGGTATTGGATTCGCAATTTATTCGCTGGTAATGGGAAATCCGGTGGGCGATATTGGTCTTTATTTAATCAGTATAGTACTTGCAGCGATCGGTTTTGCTTCGGTTCTGACATTAATAGCCGGCATTGCTTCCAAAGCAGATAACAGCGCCACTTTAATGGCCGTACTCAGTTTCCCTATTATCCTGCCCATGCTGCTGATGACGATCAAGCTGGCCAAAAACGCGCTCGACGGCCTCGACTGGTCGGTTAGCACGGACGAAATCACCACACTATTATCTATTGATCTCATAGTAATAACACTTAGCTACCTGCTTTTTCCTTATTTATGGAGAAGTTGA
- a CDS encoding FeoA family protein yields the protein MQPRTVSQLRKGETGIIKSFTDRDMSLKLLEMGCLPGSEVRLDAIAPLGDPICINVSGQYSLSLRLNEASVIELE from the coding sequence ATGCAGCCGAGAACAGTATCACAGCTTCGTAAAGGTGAAACAGGAATTATAAAATCCTTTACAGACCGCGATATGTCCTTGAAATTGCTGGAAATGGGCTGTCTGCCCGGCTCGGAAGTAAGGCTTGATGCAATTGCACCTCTGGGCGACCCGATTTGCATTAACGTGAGTGGTCAGTACAGCTTGTCGCTACGCCTGAATGAGGCTTCCGTGATTGAGTTAGAGTAG